A single region of the Streptomyces sp. NBC_00425 genome encodes:
- a CDS encoding sodium:solute symporter family protein, with protein MRTPTSLAAELRLPTNWLDYTILGIYFVVVLGIGFAARRSVKTTLDFFLSGRSLPAWITGLAFISANLAATEILGMAANSAQYGAYTVHWYWIGAIPAMVFLGLVMMPFYYGSKVRSVPEMLLLRFDRAAHLLSSILFAFAAILIAGVNLYALAIVVEALLGWPQWVAIVVAGFFVLAYITLGGLSSAIYNEVLQFFVILAALIPLSVLGLKKVGGWDGLTDKLTATHGDDFVTAWGGTGIGSANPLGANWLTIVLGLGFVLSFGYWTTNFAEVQRALSAKNLSAAQRTPLIAAFPKIFMVFLVMIPGLVAAVLVPKIGTADSDLQYNDAIPYLMERLLPNGVLGIAVTGLLAAFMAGMAANVSSFNTVFTTDIWAKYVVRGREDAYYVRFGRLITAIGVAASVGTAFLASSFSNIMSYLQTLFSFFNVPMFVVFVVGMFWKRASKKSGFWGLLAGTTAAMVNYFVLYKQDVIGIPTDQGANFVSAIAGFVAGAVVMAAVSLFTAPKTDEELQGLVYGTVSPGMAEPPAPGDDAWYRRPALLGWSAVILAALCYIPFSF; from the coding sequence ATGCGAACCCCCACCTCTCTGGCGGCAGAGCTACGGCTCCCCACGAACTGGCTCGACTACACGATCCTCGGCATCTACTTCGTCGTGGTCCTCGGTATCGGCTTCGCCGCCCGGCGCTCGGTGAAGACCACCCTCGACTTCTTCCTCTCGGGCCGCTCGCTGCCCGCCTGGATCACCGGTCTCGCGTTCATCTCGGCGAACCTGGCCGCCACCGAGATCCTGGGCATGGCCGCCAACAGCGCCCAGTACGGCGCGTACACCGTCCACTGGTACTGGATCGGCGCCATCCCGGCCATGGTGTTCCTCGGCCTGGTGATGATGCCGTTCTACTACGGCAGCAAGGTCCGCTCGGTGCCGGAGATGCTGCTGCTGCGCTTCGACAGGGCGGCCCACCTGCTGAGCTCGATCCTGTTCGCGTTCGCCGCGATCCTGATCGCCGGGGTGAACCTGTACGCGCTGGCCATCGTCGTCGAGGCGCTGCTGGGCTGGCCGCAGTGGGTGGCGATCGTGGTCGCGGGCTTCTTCGTGCTGGCGTACATCACGCTCGGCGGCCTGTCCTCGGCGATCTACAACGAGGTCCTGCAGTTCTTCGTGATCCTGGCGGCGCTGATCCCGCTGTCGGTGCTGGGCCTGAAGAAGGTGGGCGGCTGGGACGGCCTGACCGACAAGCTGACCGCGACCCACGGGGACGACTTCGTGACCGCGTGGGGCGGCACGGGCATCGGCAGCGCCAACCCGCTCGGCGCGAACTGGCTGACGATCGTGCTGGGCCTCGGCTTCGTGCTGTCCTTCGGCTACTGGACGACGAACTTCGCCGAGGTGCAGCGGGCCCTGTCGGCGAAGAACCTCTCGGCGGCCCAGCGCACCCCGCTCATCGCGGCCTTCCCGAAGATCTTCATGGTCTTCCTGGTGATGATCCCGGGCCTGGTGGCGGCGGTGCTGGTGCCGAAGATCGGCACCGCCGACTCCGACCTCCAGTACAACGACGCCATCCCGTACCTGATGGAGCGGCTGCTGCCGAACGGCGTGCTGGGCATCGCGGTGACGGGCCTGCTGGCGGCGTTCATGGCCGGCATGGCCGCGAACGTGTCGTCCTTCAACACGGTGTTCACCACCGACATCTGGGCGAAGTACGTGGTGCGGGGACGGGAGGACGCGTACTACGTGCGCTTCGGCCGGCTGATCACGGCGATCGGCGTGGCGGCCTCGGTGGGCACGGCGTTCCTGGCGTCGTCCTTCTCGAACATCATGAGCTACCTGCAGACGCTGTTCAGCTTCTTCAACGTGCCGATGTTCGTGGTCTTCGTCGTCGGCATGTTCTGGAAGCGGGCGTCGAAGAAGTCGGGCTTCTGGGGTCTGCTCGCGGGCACCACGGCGGCGATGGTCAACTACTTCGTCCTCTACAAGCAGGACGTCATCGGCATCCCCACCGACCAGGGCGCCAACTTCGTCTCCGCGATCGCCGGCTTCGTGGCGGGCGCGGTCGTGATGGCGGCGGTGTCGCTGTTCACGGCCCCCAAGACGGACGAGGAGCTGCAGGGCCTGGTCTACGGCACCGTCTCCCCCGGGATGGCCGAGCCGCCCGCGCCGGGCGACGACGCCTGGTACCGCCGGCCCGCGCTGCTGGGCTGGAGCGCGGTGATCCTGGCCGCCCTCTGCTACATCCCGTTCTCGTTCTGA
- the galT gene encoding galactose-1-phosphate uridylyltransferase — translation MKKTSTRLADGRELIYYDRRDDVVRDAVDRRPLERTVTTSEVRRDPLLGDSVAIASHRQGRTYHPPADECPLCPSEGDRLSEIPDSSYDAVVFENRFPSLAGDSGRCEVVCFTSDHNASFADLTEEQAALVLEAWTDRTSELSHLPAVEQVFCFENRGAEIGVTLGHPHGQIYAYPFTTPRTALMLRSVAAHKEATGGENLFDAVLERELAGTRVVLEGEHWVAFVPYAAHWPYEVHLYPRRRVPDLLALDEDARTEFPQVYLELLRRFDRIFDEGDGGKGGDGESQTPYISAWHQAPFGALEEFEGVNREDFALHLELFTIRRTSGKLKFLAGSESGMNVFINDVPPERAAERLREVAS, via the coding sequence GTGAAGAAGACCTCGACCCGGCTGGCCGACGGTCGTGAGCTGATCTACTACGACCGGCGCGACGACGTGGTGCGCGACGCGGTGGACAGGCGTCCGCTCGAGCGCACGGTCACCACTTCGGAGGTACGGCGAGACCCGCTGCTCGGGGATTCCGTCGCCATCGCCTCGCACCGGCAGGGGCGCACGTACCACCCCCCGGCCGACGAGTGCCCGCTCTGCCCCTCCGAGGGCGACCGGCTGAGCGAGATCCCCGACTCGTCGTACGACGCCGTCGTCTTCGAGAACCGGTTCCCCTCCCTCGCCGGCGACTCCGGGCGCTGCGAGGTGGTCTGCTTCACCTCGGACCACAACGCGTCCTTCGCCGACCTCACCGAGGAGCAGGCGGCCCTGGTCCTCGAGGCGTGGACGGACCGGACGTCCGAGCTGTCGCATCTGCCTGCCGTGGAACAGGTGTTCTGCTTCGAGAACCGCGGCGCCGAGATCGGTGTGACGCTGGGTCACCCGCACGGGCAGATCTACGCCTACCCGTTCACCACTCCGCGCACCGCGCTGATGCTGCGCTCGGTCGCCGCGCACAAGGAGGCGACCGGCGGCGAGAACCTCTTCGACGCCGTCCTCGAGCGTGAACTCGCCGGCACGCGGGTCGTCCTGGAGGGTGAACACTGGGTCGCGTTCGTGCCGTACGCCGCCCACTGGCCGTACGAGGTGCACCTCTACCCCAGACGCCGGGTCCCGGACCTGCTGGCCCTCGACGAGGACGCGCGCACAGAGTTCCCCCAGGTGTATCTGGAACTCTTGAGGCGCTTCGACCGGATCTTCGACGAGGGGGACGGGGGGAAGGGCGGCGACGGTGAGTCCCAGACGCCGTACATCTCCGCCTGGCACCAGGCGCCGTTCGGCGCGCTGGAGGAGTTCGAGGGCGTCAACCGCGAGGACTTCGCGCTGCACCTCGAGCTTTTCACCATCCGCCGCACGTCCGGCAAGCTGAAGTTCCTCGCGGGCTCCGAGTCCGGCATGAACGTCTTCATCAACGACGTGCCGCCGGAGCGCGCGGCCGAGCGACTGCGAGAGGTAGCGAGTTGA
- the galE gene encoding UDP-glucose 4-epimerase GalE, translating into MSSGKYLVTGGAGYVGSVVAQHLLEAGHEVVVLDNLSTGFREGVPAGAAFVEGDIRDAAKHLDASFDAVLHFAAFSQVGESVAKPEKYWDNNVGGTMALLGAMREAGVRKLVFSSTAATYGEPEQVPIVESAPTRPTNPYGASKLAVDHMISGEAAAHGLGAVSLRYFNVAGAYGAQGERHDPESHLIPLVLQVAQGRREAISVYGDDYPTPDGTCIRDYIHVADLAEAHLLAVAAAEPGEHLICNLGNGNGFSVREVVETVRKVTGHPIPEVVAPRRGGDPAVLVASAATAREQLGWNPSRADLAGIVADAWAFAQQIADSTTRER; encoded by the coding sequence ATGAGCAGCGGCAAGTATCTGGTCACGGGCGGCGCGGGATACGTCGGCAGCGTGGTCGCCCAGCACCTGCTGGAGGCGGGGCACGAGGTCGTCGTCCTGGACAACCTCTCCACCGGTTTCCGCGAGGGCGTCCCCGCCGGCGCCGCGTTCGTCGAGGGCGACATCCGCGACGCCGCCAAGCACCTCGACGCCTCCTTCGACGCCGTGCTGCACTTCGCCGCGTTCTCGCAGGTCGGCGAGTCCGTCGCGAAGCCCGAGAAGTACTGGGACAACAACGTCGGCGGCACCATGGCGCTGCTCGGCGCGATGCGCGAGGCCGGCGTGCGCAAGCTGGTCTTCTCCTCCACGGCGGCCACCTACGGCGAGCCGGAACAGGTTCCGATCGTCGAGTCCGCGCCCACGAGGCCGACCAACCCCTACGGCGCCTCCAAGCTCGCCGTCGACCACATGATCAGCGGCGAGGCCGCCGCCCACGGGCTCGGCGCCGTCTCGCTGCGGTACTTCAACGTGGCGGGCGCGTACGGCGCGCAGGGCGAGCGCCACGACCCGGAGTCGCACCTCATCCCGCTCGTCCTCCAGGTCGCGCAGGGCCGCCGCGAGGCCATCTCCGTCTACGGCGACGACTACCCGACCCCCGACGGCACCTGCATCCGCGACTACATCCACGTCGCCGACCTCGCCGAGGCGCACCTCCTCGCCGTCGCCGCCGCCGAGCCCGGCGAGCACCTCATCTGCAACCTCGGCAACGGCAACGGCTTCTCCGTCCGTGAGGTCGTCGAGACGGTCCGCAAGGTCACCGGCCACCCGATCCCCGAGGTCGTGGCCCCGCGCCGCGGCGGCGACCCGGCCGTCCTGGTCGCCTCGGCGGCCACCGCCCGCGAACAGCTGGGCTGGAACCCGTCCCGCGCGGACCTCGCGGGCATCGTCGCGGACGCCTGGGCGTTCGCCCAGCAGATCGCCGACAGCACGACGAGGGAGCGGTAA
- the galK gene encoding galactokinase, whose translation MGAQQVRDGFVELYGAEPEGVWAAPGRVNLIGEHTDYNDGFVMPFALPHTAVAAVSRRADGRLRLHSSDIEGGVVDLELDSLTPGSDAGWASYPAGVVWALREAGHPVTGADVHLASTVPTGAGLSSSAALEVVVALALNDLYELGLPGWKLARLCQRAENVYVGAPTGIMDQTASACCEGGHALFLDTRDLSQKQIPLDLAAEGMRLLVVDTQVTHAHSGGEYGKRRAGCEKGAALLGVDALRDVPFDGLDAALARLGDEEEVRRLVRHVVTEDERVERVVRLLESGDTRAVGPVLTEGHASLRDDFRVSCPELDLVVETAVAAGALGARMTGGGFGGSAIVLADAADVDTLTKAVEEAFAAAGYKAPRVFEAVPSAGARRLS comes from the coding sequence ATGGGGGCACAGCAGGTACGGGACGGCTTCGTCGAGCTGTACGGCGCGGAGCCCGAGGGCGTCTGGGCGGCGCCCGGCCGCGTCAACCTCATCGGCGAGCACACCGACTACAACGACGGCTTCGTGATGCCCTTCGCGCTGCCGCACACCGCGGTCGCCGCGGTCTCCCGGCGCGCGGACGGCCGGCTGCGCCTGCACTCGTCCGACATCGAGGGCGGCGTCGTCGACCTGGAGCTGGACTCCCTGACGCCCGGATCGGACGCCGGCTGGGCCTCCTACCCCGCAGGCGTCGTCTGGGCGCTGCGCGAGGCCGGCCACCCCGTCACCGGCGCGGACGTCCATCTCGCCTCGACGGTGCCGACCGGCGCCGGCCTGTCCTCGTCGGCGGCCCTGGAGGTCGTGGTCGCGCTCGCGCTCAACGACCTGTACGAACTGGGCCTGCCGGGCTGGAAGCTGGCCCGGCTGTGCCAGCGCGCGGAGAACGTCTACGTCGGCGCGCCCACCGGCATCATGGACCAGACGGCCTCCGCCTGCTGCGAGGGCGGCCACGCGCTGTTCCTCGACACCCGCGACCTCTCCCAGAAGCAGATCCCCCTCGACCTCGCGGCCGAGGGCATGCGCCTGCTGGTCGTGGACACCCAGGTCACGCACGCGCACAGCGGCGGCGAGTACGGCAAGCGGCGGGCCGGCTGCGAGAAGGGCGCGGCCCTGCTCGGCGTCGACGCGCTGCGCGACGTCCCGTTCGACGGACTCGACGCGGCACTGGCCCGCCTCGGCGACGAGGAGGAGGTCCGCCGGCTGGTCCGGCACGTGGTCACCGAGGACGAGCGCGTCGAACGCGTGGTGCGGCTGCTGGAGTCGGGCGACACCCGCGCCGTCGGCCCGGTCCTCACCGAGGGCCACGCCTCCCTCAGGGACGACTTCCGGGTCTCCTGCCCCGAACTGGACCTGGTCGTCGAGACCGCCGTCGCGGCCGGCGCCCTCGGCGCGCGGATGACCGGCGGCGGCTTCGGCGGCTCGGCGATCGTCCTCGCGGACGCCGCCGACGTCGACACCCTGACCAAGGCCGTCGAGGAGGCCTTCGCGGCCGCCGGGTACAAGGCCCCGCGCGTGTTCGAGGCGGTGCCGTCGGCGGGCGCCCGCCGGCTGAGCTGA
- a CDS encoding GNAT family N-acetyltransferase translates to MVCRMFRLETEVDRTRRDLLRSRLLDANTERSPVLRALRGTPAGREVPLHVWVSDREGGLAGGLVGHTWTTWLHVAHLWVDARHRGAGLGSRLLAEAERVARDERGCTRVRLETWDFQAPDFYRERGYEVVCVIEDYPPGVTEFTLTKRLTPEPG, encoded by the coding sequence ATGGTGTGCCGCATGTTTCGTCTTGAGACAGAAGTCGACAGGACCCGGCGCGATCTTCTCCGTTCGCGGCTGCTGGACGCGAACACGGAGAGGTCCCCGGTCCTGCGCGCGCTGCGCGGCACGCCGGCCGGACGCGAGGTCCCGCTGCACGTGTGGGTCTCGGACCGCGAAGGCGGGCTGGCCGGCGGGCTGGTGGGCCACACCTGGACGACGTGGCTGCACGTCGCGCACCTGTGGGTCGACGCCCGGCACCGCGGCGCGGGGCTGGGCTCCCGGCTCCTGGCCGAGGCCGAGCGCGTCGCCCGCGACGAACGGGGCTGCACCCGCGTACGCCTGGAGACCTGGGACTTCCAGGCGCCGGACTTCTACCGGGAGCGGGGCTACGAGGTGGTGTGCGTCATCGAGGACTACCCGCCGGGCGTCACGGAGTTCACGCTGACGAAGCGGCTGACGCCGGAACCGGGGTGA
- a CDS encoding LuxR C-terminal-related transcriptional regulator, translating to MVRIRVLVVDDHRIFAESLAAALAAEPDVDVSAAGSGPAALRSLERAVAEGRRYDVLLVDADLGGGLPGIRPAVPVQEVGEDGPVDGISLVAGVRGAQPHIRIVVLAEKDDPRRAALALQAGASGWVAKDCSLSRLLTVIRGVLRDETHLPAALLTGVLRELTAARKHRTESERLVESLTPREREVLRCMVAGLGRKAVAERLFLSPHTVRTHMQNVLGKLGVHSTLAAVALARRAGVGPVDLASAGDVVERGGQLA from the coding sequence GTGGTTCGCATCCGTGTACTGGTCGTCGACGACCACCGTATCTTCGCCGAGTCGCTCGCCGCGGCGCTGGCGGCCGAGCCCGACGTCGACGTGTCCGCGGCCGGCAGCGGCCCGGCGGCGCTGCGCAGCCTGGAGCGCGCGGTCGCCGAGGGACGCCGGTACGACGTGCTGCTCGTCGACGCCGACCTCGGCGGCGGGCTGCCGGGCATACGGCCCGCGGTGCCCGTGCAGGAGGTGGGGGAGGACGGCCCGGTCGACGGGATCTCCCTGGTCGCGGGCGTCCGGGGCGCACAGCCCCACATCCGCATCGTCGTCCTCGCCGAGAAGGACGACCCGCGTCGCGCGGCCCTCGCCCTGCAGGCCGGCGCGTCGGGCTGGGTGGCGAAGGACTGCTCGCTGTCGCGCCTGCTGACGGTGATCCGCGGCGTGCTGCGCGACGAGACGCATCTGCCCGCGGCCCTGCTCACCGGCGTCCTGCGGGAGCTGACGGCCGCCCGCAAGCACCGCACCGAGAGCGAGCGGCTGGTGGAGTCCCTCACGCCGAGGGAACGGGAGGTGCTGCGCTGCATGGTGGCGGGCCTGGGCCGCAAGGCGGTCGCCGAACGTCTGTTCCTCTCCCCGCACACGGTCCGCACCCATATGCAGAACGTGCTCGGCAAGCTGGGCGTGCACTCCACACTCGCCGCGGTCGCCCTGGCGCGCCGGGCGGGGGTCGGGCCGGTGGACCTGGCCTCAGCCGGGGATGTTGTCGAACGGGGCGGTCAGCTGGCGTAG
- a CDS encoding MarR family winged helix-turn-helix transcriptional regulator, protein MEDEVDRLVAAWRRERPDLDVEPLEVLSRVSRLARHLDRARRLAFSEHQLEPWEFDVLTALRRAGAPYQLSPGQLLTQTLVTSGTMTNRIDRLAKKGLVERLPDPSDRRGVLVRLTDDGKDRADQALAGLLDQERAILAELSSSQRGDLASLLRQLTAPFDNIPG, encoded by the coding sequence ATGGAGGACGAGGTCGATCGGCTGGTCGCAGCATGGCGCCGGGAGCGCCCGGACCTCGACGTGGAGCCGCTCGAGGTACTGAGCCGGGTGAGCAGACTGGCCCGACACCTGGACCGGGCACGCCGGCTGGCGTTCTCCGAGCACCAGCTCGAGCCCTGGGAGTTCGACGTCCTGACGGCGCTCCGGCGCGCGGGGGCGCCCTACCAGCTCTCGCCGGGACAGCTGCTGACGCAGACGCTGGTCACCTCGGGCACGATGACCAACCGCATCGACCGGCTCGCGAAGAAGGGTCTGGTGGAGCGGTTGCCGGACCCCAGCGACCGGCGCGGGGTGCTGGTCCGCCTCACGGACGACGGCAAGGACCGCGCCGACCAGGCGCTCGCCGGGCTGCTCGACCAGGAACGGGCGATCCTGGCCGAACTCTCCTCGTCCCAGCGCGGCGACCTGGCGAGCCTGCTACGCCAGCTGACCGCCCCGTTCGACAACATCCCCGGCTGA
- a CDS encoding trans-aconitate 2-methyltransferase, with amino-acid sequence MTANPTWDPAQYLRHAGHRARPFADLLARVPDLPGDPPRIADLGCGPGNVTALLADRWPTAHVIGYDNSPQMLADAAAHAGPRLAFAHADLADWTPPEAYGLLVSNAALQWVPGHLEALPAWLDGLAPGGTLAFQVPHNTDAPLHTLMRGLADSPRWKSRLGHVLRREDSVHDPGVYLDRLARAGCTADVWTTTYLHVLQGEDPVLDWVSGTGLRPVLDALADDPEARDAFTAAYRDLLREAYPSTPYGTVLPFRRLFAVATKEGGPAC; translated from the coding sequence ATGACGGCCAACCCCACCTGGGACCCCGCCCAGTACCTGCGTCACGCCGGCCACCGCGCCCGCCCCTTCGCCGACCTCCTCGCCCGCGTCCCCGACCTGCCCGGCGACCCGCCCCGCATCGCCGACCTCGGCTGCGGCCCCGGCAACGTCACCGCCCTCCTCGCCGACCGCTGGCCCACCGCCCACGTCATCGGCTACGACAACTCCCCGCAGATGCTCGCCGACGCCGCCGCCCACGCCGGCCCGCGCCTCGCCTTCGCCCACGCCGACCTCGCCGACTGGACGCCCCCCGAGGCCTACGGCCTGCTCGTGTCGAACGCGGCCCTCCAGTGGGTGCCGGGCCACCTCGAGGCCCTCCCCGCCTGGCTGGACGGCCTCGCCCCCGGCGGCACCCTCGCCTTCCAGGTCCCGCACAACACCGACGCGCCCCTGCACACCCTCATGCGCGGCCTCGCCGACAGCCCCCGCTGGAAGAGCCGCCTCGGCCACGTCCTGCGCCGCGAGGACTCCGTCCACGACCCCGGCGTCTACCTCGACCGGCTGGCCCGCGCCGGCTGCACCGCCGACGTCTGGACCACCACCTACCTGCACGTCCTCCAGGGCGAGGACCCGGTCCTCGACTGGGTCAGCGGCACCGGGCTGCGCCCCGTCCTCGACGCCCTCGCCGACGACCCCGAGGCCCGCGACGCCTTCACCGCCGCCTACCGCGACCTGCTCCGCGAGGCCTACCCGAGCACGCCCTACGGCACCGTCCTGCCGTTCCGCCGTCTGTTCGCCGTAGCCACGAAGGAAGGCGGGCCGGCATGCTGA
- a CDS encoding VOC family protein: MLTAVDHVQLAAPPGSEDLLRSFYTAALGMTEIPKPPALAARGGCWFQAGAVQLHLGVEPGFRPSRKAHPGLRVTGIEAYAARLARHGVRIEWDDALPGHRRFHALDPVGNRLEFLEPDRRGAGAAAEP; this comes from the coding sequence ATGCTGACCGCCGTCGACCACGTCCAGCTCGCCGCCCCGCCCGGCTCCGAAGACCTCCTGCGCAGCTTCTACACCGCCGCACTCGGCATGACCGAGATCCCCAAGCCGCCGGCGCTCGCCGCACGCGGAGGATGCTGGTTCCAGGCCGGCGCGGTCCAGCTCCACCTGGGCGTCGAGCCCGGCTTCCGGCCCTCCCGCAAGGCACACCCCGGGCTGCGGGTCACCGGCATCGAGGCGTACGCGGCCCGGCTGGCACGGCACGGAGTCCGGATCGAGTGGGACGACGCGCTGCCCGGACACCGCCGCTTCCACGCCCTGGACCCCGTCGGCAACCGGCTGGAGTTCCTGGAACCCGACCGCCGCGGGGCGGGGGCGGCCGCGGAGCCGTGA
- a CDS encoding CsbD family protein — MAGEQKSKAKMEQAKGKAKETVGRAVGNERLEAEGRAEQAKGDARQAKEKTKDVFKH; from the coding sequence GTGGCAGGCGAGCAGAAGTCCAAGGCGAAGATGGAACAGGCCAAGGGCAAGGCGAAGGAAACGGTCGGGCGTGCCGTGGGCAACGAGAGGCTCGAGGCCGAAGGCCGCGCCGAGCAGGCCAAGGGCGACGCCCGGCAGGCCAAGGAGAAGACGAAGGACGTCTTCAAGCACTGA
- a CDS encoding TetR/AcrR family transcriptional regulator: MIDGVATDPSSNSSPSSDVKPRRARRTRMTGAERRQQLLEIGRTLFAAKGFEGTSVEEIAAKAGVSKPVVYEHFGGKEGLYAVVVDREMRRLLDMVTSSLTAGHPRELLEQAAFALLDYIEEYTDGFRILVRDSPIPQSTGSFASLISDIATQVEDILGREFKNRGFDPKLAPLYAQALVGMVALTGQWWLDVRRPKKAEVAAHLVNLSWHGLDGMEAKPRLIGHRKS, translated from the coding sequence ATGATTGACGGCGTGGCGACCGATCCCAGCAGTAACTCCAGTCCCAGCAGTGATGTGAAGCCGCGGCGCGCACGACGCACCCGCATGACGGGGGCCGAGCGCCGGCAGCAGTTGCTGGAGATCGGTCGCACCCTGTTCGCCGCGAAGGGCTTCGAGGGCACGTCGGTGGAGGAGATCGCGGCCAAGGCCGGGGTGTCCAAGCCGGTGGTGTACGAGCACTTCGGCGGCAAGGAGGGCCTGTACGCGGTCGTCGTGGACCGGGAGATGCGCCGTCTGCTGGACATGGTCACGTCGTCGTTGACGGCGGGCCATCCGCGGGAGCTCCTCGAGCAGGCGGCGTTCGCGCTGCTGGACTACATCGAGGAGTACACGGACGGTTTCCGCATTCTGGTGCGCGACTCGCCCATCCCCCAGTCGACGGGGTCCTTCGCGTCGCTGATCTCGGACATCGCGACGCAGGTGGAGGACATCCTGGGCCGCGAGTTCAAGAACCGCGGGTTCGACCCGAAACTGGCGCCTCTCTACGCGCAGGCCCTGGTCGGGATGGTGGCGCTGACCGGTCAGTGGTGGCTGGACGTGCGCCGTCCGAAGAAGGCGGAGGTGGCGGCCCACCTGGTGAACCTGTCCTGGCACGGCCTGGACGGCATGGAGGCCAAGCCGCGGCTGATCGGGCACCGCAAGAGCTGA
- a CDS encoding acyl-CoA desaturase: MTTGSNVIEDPSKAPDDSTAPLATLGGEQKRSIEQITLLLFIVVPFLAVLAAFPLAWGWGVSWLDLGLMVFMYFLGCHGITIGFHRYFTHGSFKAKRPLRIALAVMGSMAVEGPLVRWVADHRKHHKFSDAEGDPHSPWRFGETVPALVKGLWWAHIAWMFDEEQTSQEKYAPDLIKDPAIRAISRQFILFTLVSLAIPPLVGGLVTMSWWGAFTAFFWGSLVRVALLHHVTWSINSICHAVGRRPFKSRDRSGNVWWLAVLSCGESWHNLHHADPTSARHGVMRGQVDSSARFIRWFEMLGWAYDVRWPSRSRIDSRRITDGDGSQQGKAAAEAA, translated from the coding sequence ATGACCACAGGCTCCAACGTGATCGAAGACCCTTCCAAGGCACCCGACGACAGCACCGCGCCGCTCGCCACGCTCGGTGGTGAGCAGAAGCGTTCCATCGAGCAGATCACCCTGCTGCTCTTCATCGTCGTCCCGTTCCTGGCAGTGCTGGCGGCGTTCCCGCTGGCCTGGGGATGGGGGGTGAGCTGGCTGGACCTCGGGCTGATGGTCTTCATGTACTTCCTCGGCTGCCATGGCATCACGATCGGCTTCCACCGCTACTTCACGCACGGTTCGTTCAAGGCGAAGCGGCCGCTGCGGATCGCGTTGGCGGTCATGGGTTCGATGGCCGTGGAGGGCCCGCTGGTGCGCTGGGTGGCGGACCACCGCAAGCACCACAAGTTCTCCGACGCGGAGGGCGACCCGCATTCGCCGTGGCGGTTCGGCGAGACGGTCCCTGCGCTGGTGAAGGGCCTGTGGTGGGCTCATATCGCCTGGATGTTCGACGAGGAGCAGACCTCGCAGGAGAAGTACGCGCCGGACCTGATCAAGGACCCGGCGATCCGTGCGATCTCGCGCCAGTTCATCCTCTTCACGTTGGTGTCGCTGGCGATCCCGCCACTGGTGGGCGGTCTGGTGACGATGTCCTGGTGGGGCGCGTTCACGGCGTTCTTCTGGGGCTCCCTGGTGCGGGTGGCCCTGCTGCACCACGTGACGTGGTCCATCAACTCGATCTGTCACGCGGTGGGCAGGCGCCCGTTCAAGTCCCGGGACCGCTCCGGCAACGTGTGGTGGCTGGCGGTCCTGTCCTGTGGCGAGTCCTGGCACAACCTGCACCACGCCGATCCGACGTCGGCGCGGCACGGGGTGATGCGGGGCCAGGTGGACTCCTCGGCCCGGTTCATCCGGTGGTTCGAGATGCTCGGCTGGGCGTACGACGTGCGCTGGCCGTCACGCTCGCGTATCGATTCACGCCGTATCACGGACGGGGACGGCTCCCAGCAGGGGAAGGCGGCCGCCGAGGCTGCATGA